One segment of Tamlana crocina DNA contains the following:
- a CDS encoding T9SS type A sorting domain-containing protein — translation MLEYLYCHNNKLTDLDLSGAAKLKVLSCYLNDISVLDLSAAPSLRALSCGSNALTALNVKNGNNANFTYFDARNNPELSCIEVDNASYSTSNWPNKDSGTGYSNDCEGGSSPGLTYVPNNNFEQALIDLGHDDVLDDYVVTANISGVTTLNVSDRGISDMTGIEDFVSLVTLSCGSNGLGVLDLSGNALLEYLYCHNNKLTDLDLSGAAKLKVLSCYLNDISVLDLSAAPSLRALSCGSNALTALNVKNGNNANFTYFDARNNPELSCIEVDNASYSTSNWPNKDSGTGYSNDCVVSNKVSQKKQSDDNALLSMNQVEKKDYKLYPNPVEDVLNIVLNNGLLLKQVKGYSAYGQLVFVEKKLSLDLNTLVKGIYFIEIETNKGIFTEKIMVK, via the coding sequence TTGCTTGAATATTTGTACTGCCACAACAACAAGCTCACCGACCTTGACCTCAGTGGGGCCGCCAAATTAAAGGTGCTGTCTTGTTACCTAAACGATATTTCTGTCCTCGACCTAAGTGCGGCACCATCGCTAAGGGCCCTGTCGTGCGGGAGCAATGCCCTGACGGCTCTAAACGTGAAGAACGGCAACAACGCCAACTTCACTTATTTTGATGCAAGGAACAACCCGGAGCTTTCGTGCATCGAGGTGGACAACGCTTCCTACAGCACATCGAACTGGCCGAACAAGGATTCGGGCACGGGCTACAGCAACGATTGTGAAGGAGGAAGTTCCCCAGGCCTTACTTACGTCCCCAATAACAATTTTGAGCAGGCTCTTATAGATTTGGGGCATGATGATGTTTTGGACGATTACGTGGTTACCGCCAATATCAGTGGAGTTACCACGCTTAACGTTTCGGACAGGGGCATATCGGACATGACCGGAATAGAGGACTTTGTCTCGCTTGTCACGCTGTCCTGTGGTTCCAATGGACTCGGCGTTCTGGACCTTTCGGGCAACGCTTTGCTTGAATATTTGTACTGCCACAACAACAAGCTCACCGACCTTGACCTCAGTGGGGCTGCCAAATTAAAGGTGCTGTCTTGTTACCTAAACGATATTTCTGTCCTCGACCTAAGTGCGGCACCATCGCTAAGGGCCCTGTCGTGCGGGAGCAATGCCCTGACGGCTCTAAACGTGAAGAACGGCAACAACGCCAACTTCACTTATTTTGATGCAAGGAACAACCCGGAGCTTTCGTGCATCGAGGTGGACAACGCTTCCTACAGCACATCGAACTGGCCGAACAAGGATTCGGGCACGGGCTACAGCAACGATTGCGTTGTATCTAATAAAGTTTCGCAGAAAAAACAATCTGACGATAATGCCTTATTGAGTATGAATCAAGTTGAAAAGAAGGATTATAAGTTATATCCAAATCCAGTTGAAGATGTTTTGAATATTGTATTAAATAATGGGCTTTTACTTAAACAGGTAAAAGGCTATTCTGCTTATGGACAATTAGTTTTCGTTGAGAAGAAATTAAGTTTGGATTTAAATACTTTAGTTAAAGGCATTTATTTTATAGAAATCGAAACTAATAAAGGAATCTTTACCGAAAAAATCATGGTAAAATAG
- a CDS encoding leucine-rich repeat domain-containing protein, translated as MKKPYFLLMTLLFSGVLFSQQTYVPDDNFEQALIELGYDNILDNYVSTNNISRITYLDVSSKEISNLIGIEAFVALKKLNCNFNDIQTLNLTSNTSLEELRCAFNKISDLEFDNNTTTLTYLDCGFNNVDDLEISNNLLSTLYCDYNSLSSLNLNSNNSITKLNCSYNNLTALNVKNGNNANFTYFDARNNPELSCIEVDNASYSTSNWPNKDSGTGYSNDCEGGSSPGLTYVPNNNFEQALIDLGHDDVLDDYVVTANISGVTTLNVSDRGISDMTGIEDFVSLVTLSCGSNGLGVLDFRATLCLNICTATTTSSPTLTSVGPPN; from the coding sequence ATGAAAAAGCCTTATTTTCTTTTAATGACCCTGCTTTTTAGTGGTGTTCTATTCTCTCAACAAACCTATGTCCCTGACGATAATTTTGAACAGGCCTTAATAGAATTAGGTTATGATAATATATTGGACAATTATGTGTCCACAAATAATATCAGTAGAATTACGTATTTAGATGTTAGTTCTAAAGAAATTTCAAATTTAATTGGTATAGAAGCATTTGTTGCCTTAAAAAAACTGAACTGTAATTTTAATGATATTCAAACTTTAAATTTAACCTCTAATACATCTTTAGAAGAGTTGCGGTGTGCTTTTAATAAAATTAGTGATTTGGAATTTGATAATAACACTACTACTTTAACTTATTTGGATTGTGGTTTTAACAACGTTGATGATTTAGAAATTAGCAATAATCTTTTGAGTACTTTGTATTGTGATTATAATAGCCTTAGCAGTTTAAATTTAAATAGTAATAACTCAATAACTAAATTAAATTGCTCTTATAATAATTTGACGGCTCTAAACGTGAAGAACGGCAACAACGCCAACTTCACTTATTTTGATGCAAGGAACAACCCGGAGCTTTCGTGCATCGAGGTGGACAACGCTTCCTACAGCACATCGAACTGGCCGAACAAGGATTCGGGCACGGGCTACAGCAACGATTGTGAAGGAGGAAGTTCCCCAGGCCTTACTTACGTCCCCAATAACAATTTTGAGCAGGCTCTTATAGATTTGGGGCATGATGATGTTTTGGACGATTACGTGGTTACCGCCAATATCAGTGGAGTTACCACGCTTAACGTTTCGGACAGGGGCATATCGGACATGACCGGAATAGAGGACTTTGTCTCGCTTGTCACGCTGTCCTGTGGTTCCAATGGACTCGGCGTTCTGGACTTTCGGGCAACGCTTTGCTTGAATATTTGTACTGCCACAACAACAAGCTCACCGACCTTGACCTCAGTGGGGCCGCCAAATTAA
- a CDS encoding glycosyltransferase family A protein, whose protein sequence is MEKNNQPLVTIGIPFYNTEKHLASAIKSVICQSYSNWELLLMDDGSSDKSVEIAKDFEAKDKRIKVFSDGKNFKLPTRLNQLSKLANGVFYARMDADDMMHPDRLKIQVEFLLDNPEVDLLGTGLVAIDGANQIIGIRKGYAKKKVLLKQIIFGGWAVHPTITGKTEWFKKNKYDEKLTRTEDFDLWVRTVETSHFCNIDFLGLYYREESELSLKKYLISTRQSLKLYWKNRKIIGLHYCIFYYFLKSFKLITYLLFNYTGLMHILVKRRSGAMSSIDIHHHESVIASIVAKK, encoded by the coding sequence ATGGAAAAAAATAACCAACCCTTAGTCACAATAGGAATTCCGTTTTATAACACTGAAAAACATCTTGCAAGTGCAATAAAATCAGTAATTTGTCAATCTTATTCAAATTGGGAGCTTTTGCTAATGGACGATGGGAGTTCTGATAAATCTGTTGAAATTGCCAAAGATTTTGAAGCTAAAGATAAAAGAATAAAAGTTTTTAGCGATGGCAAAAATTTTAAGTTGCCTACACGTCTAAATCAATTGTCAAAGCTAGCTAATGGGGTGTTTTATGCCAGAATGGATGCTGATGATATGATGCATCCTGACAGGCTAAAAATCCAAGTTGAGTTTTTATTGGATAACCCAGAGGTAGATTTATTGGGGACCGGGCTTGTGGCCATTGATGGGGCTAATCAAATAATAGGCATAAGAAAAGGTTATGCGAAAAAAAAAGTTTTGCTTAAACAAATTATTTTTGGTGGCTGGGCCGTTCATCCAACCATTACAGGCAAGACTGAATGGTTTAAAAAAAATAAATACGACGAAAAGCTAACCCGCACAGAAGACTTTGACTTGTGGGTCAGAACAGTTGAGACTAGTCATTTTTGTAATATAGATTTTTTAGGCCTATATTATAGAGAGGAAAGTGAATTGTCGTTAAAGAAATATTTGATTTCGACTAGACAATCGCTAAAACTGTATTGGAAAAACAGAAAAATTATAGGATTACATTACTGTATTTTTTACTATTTTTTGAAATCCTTTAAACTTATAACCTATCTATTATTTAATTATACAGGGTTGATGCATATTCTTGTAAAGAGGAGGTCTGGTGCAATGAGTTCTATCGATATTCACCATCATGAAAGTGTAATAGCGAGTATTGTTGCAAAAAAATAA
- a CDS encoding EpsG family protein, with protein MNYFFKNFTTADYFVIYSWLLFLFVFFGSLIVRHLYTKNKTLYLISDRNILISFVTIIIFLCGTRGIKIGTDTWNYHFFYFLQGTRLNNPFEIFSFFETDLMFELIMFLILPFKNFTIFTLAISIIFNVSMYKFVRKFTNDGYSGSSLLMFLMIASSFVFFTHQVNTIRNGLAVPFVLFGIYYMDSKNYKKAFLFLLLAYFCHGTVLIPIACILGAHFGQKLKLNYFILFYILGIGLAAAGFGFNKVAFLASIGTEDVQSLYFQGETNYRIGFRPDFVIYNSLFLFLFIKLGNLKNDTTLFLIKYFVFSSIVFFWNFNIPYSDRIGVYSWIVIPLLFTHIMVNSFPKKSLHYITLFTIGYFSLNYIVLPFI; from the coding sequence ATGAATTATTTTTTCAAAAATTTCACAACTGCGGACTATTTTGTTATTTATTCATGGTTACTTTTTTTGTTTGTTTTTTTTGGCTCCTTAATTGTAAGACACCTATATACTAAAAACAAAACTCTTTATCTCATATCGGACCGTAATATTTTAATCTCATTCGTAACTATCATCATTTTTTTATGTGGTACCAGAGGTATAAAAATAGGCACAGATACATGGAACTATCATTTTTTTTACTTTCTACAAGGCACTCGATTAAATAATCCTTTTGAAATTTTCAGCTTTTTCGAGACAGATTTAATGTTTGAACTAATTATGTTCTTGATTTTGCCGTTTAAGAATTTTACAATTTTCACATTGGCAATTTCAATAATTTTTAATGTTAGTATGTACAAGTTTGTCCGGAAGTTTACTAATGACGGTTATTCAGGAAGTAGTTTATTAATGTTTTTAATGATTGCAAGTTCATTCGTTTTCTTTACGCATCAAGTTAACACCATCCGTAATGGTTTGGCAGTGCCCTTCGTTTTATTTGGTATTTATTACATGGATTCAAAAAACTACAAGAAGGCCTTTTTATTTTTATTACTCGCATATTTTTGTCATGGCACTGTATTGATTCCCATCGCCTGCATTTTAGGAGCTCATTTTGGTCAAAAACTAAAACTAAATTATTTTATCTTATTCTATATTTTAGGCATAGGTTTGGCCGCTGCAGGTTTTGGTTTTAATAAAGTAGCATTTTTGGCTTCAATTGGAACAGAAGATGTTCAAAGTTTATATTTTCAAGGAGAGACAAATTATAGAATTGGTTTCAGGCCTGATTTTGTTATATACAACTCTTTGTTCTTATTTCTGTTTATTAAATTAGGCAACTTGAAAAACGATACAACCTTATTTTTGATAAAATATTTTGTGTTTTCTTCAATTGTATTTTTCTGGAATTTTAACATCCCTTATTCGGATAGAATAGGGGTTTACAGTTGGATAGTAATACCTCTATTATTCACTCACATTATGGTTAACTCATTCCCAAAAAAAAGTTTACATTATATAACTTTATTTACAATTGGGTATTTCTCATTAAACTATATTGTTTTACCTTTTATATAA
- a CDS encoding glycosyltransferase, whose product MHRILHVVGRMNRAGAETMLMNLYRKLDRTRYQFDFLYFTDEHCDYDDEIKSLGGRIFRVSGKNPLSRTWATYKLFKNEKTFYAIQCHQMFSNAFHLLAGYHGGIEMRIAHSHNTSDANSNKLIGKIYHSISKKLISKYATHFIACGDIAGKFLFPKEENVTFLPNAIDLSAFITETRINRQVVFNNKDIDENTIVITQIGRLSPVKNHRFTLKLAEYLKSKNFNFHLAIVGSGHLDQELRELVEKLNLEKQVTLYGTRSDIATILKNSSMMIMPSLFEGFPVVLVESQACGTPSLISSNISPEVDLKMGLIEFCDLNDDLENWFKKINSISKQPKVEATTREKILSEKGFNIDLSVKKLETFYGKK is encoded by the coding sequence ATGCATAGAATTTTACATGTTGTTGGACGTATGAACAGAGCCGGTGCAGAAACCATGCTCATGAACTTATACCGAAAGCTAGATAGAACCAGATACCAATTTGATTTTTTGTACTTCACAGACGAGCACTGCGATTATGATGACGAAATAAAGTCGCTTGGAGGTAGGATTTTTAGGGTATCCGGCAAAAATCCATTAAGTCGAACTTGGGCTACTTACAAACTTTTTAAAAATGAAAAAACATTTTATGCAATACAATGCCACCAAATGTTTAGTAACGCATTTCATCTACTTGCCGGGTATCATGGAGGCATCGAGATGAGAATTGCCCACTCCCATAACACAAGCGATGCAAATAGTAACAAACTTATAGGGAAGATATACCATTCCATATCTAAAAAATTAATCTCTAAATATGCAACTCATTTTATAGCTTGCGGAGACATTGCAGGAAAATTTTTATTCCCAAAAGAAGAGAACGTTACTTTTCTTCCCAATGCTATTGATTTAAGCGCTTTTATAACTGAAACGCGCATAAATCGTCAAGTAGTTTTCAACAATAAGGATATTGATGAAAATACGATAGTTATAACTCAAATAGGTAGATTGAGCCCGGTTAAAAACCATAGGTTTACTCTAAAGCTTGCAGAATATTTAAAATCAAAAAACTTCAATTTTCACCTAGCTATTGTTGGGTCAGGCCATTTGGATCAAGAATTAAGGGAGCTGGTCGAAAAACTAAATCTAGAGAAACAAGTTACTCTCTATGGAACACGCAGCGACATTGCTACCATCTTGAAAAATTCTTCAATGATGATTATGCCATCTTTGTTTGAAGGGTTTCCGGTTGTTTTGGTTGAATCTCAAGCTTGTGGAACACCATCTTTAATATCCTCAAATATTTCACCTGAAGTAGATTTAAAAATGGGATTAATTGAGTTTTGCGACCTAAATGATGATTTAGAAAACTGGTTCAAGAAAATAAATAGCATTTCAAAACAACCTAAGGTTGAAGCGACAACGAGAGAAAAAATTTTGTCGGAAAAAGGTTTTAACATAGATCTTAGTGTAAAAAAATTAGAAACATTTTATGGAAAAAAATAA
- a CDS encoding right-handed parallel beta-helix repeat-containing protein codes for MKKTIKYCLFAVLSLVQFQSCAHEELFVEGINIQQEELIEYVNEDSATKDPVFYFDPKRWGIVEGGVSDDVAVKNREIFNAIMEKLSRMGIAKMEVGPMDAYFNVNARVNNYEIKFQTAIRIPSNFELVMSDEVFLRVQPNSAHTYSLMMVFKGENIKISGGNLIGDRWEHDYTPEVDLYGNEWNAHDWGHIIQIAGGKNIEVNGVKISNATGDGIVVCESVIRTDANAVISENVVIKNCDISEIRRNGLSFLDGNGILLENCNVRETGKGPENPKGVYNTAGAYPKYGISFEAYRGRDEDNNLIEYQRIENVEIRGNRFTGNYGGDINLYTCSNVNIHNNYFDSMIANIASHSITIKDNVMEARKESDGSYYEFGLLFKSKLDPHGNEMNYDYTISGNEIKNYINAIVLGGENYKVENNKLIDFKAGITFYKYLNGAQLSNNTFESSVEASSGYASLVANTTDVSVINENISVLYRPLNISGLKANVLRNLTFDNCIFNSIDGKLNSISGSENITVKNSRLNTQINVFNSLNINLLNNLF; via the coding sequence ATGAAAAAAACAATTAAATACTGCCTTTTTGCGGTACTCTCGCTAGTTCAGTTTCAATCATGTGCCCATGAAGAACTTTTCGTTGAAGGGATTAACATCCAACAAGAAGAATTGATTGAATATGTTAATGAAGATTCAGCTACAAAGGATCCCGTGTTTTATTTTGACCCGAAGCGTTGGGGTATTGTAGAAGGGGGCGTATCTGATGATGTGGCTGTTAAAAACAGGGAGATTTTCAATGCTATCATGGAAAAACTAAGTAGAATGGGAATTGCCAAAATGGAGGTAGGGCCCATGGATGCTTATTTTAATGTAAATGCACGAGTTAATAATTACGAGATTAAGTTTCAAACAGCCATTCGTATTCCGTCTAATTTTGAATTAGTTATGAGTGATGAAGTGTTTTTGAGGGTGCAACCTAATTCAGCACATACGTACAGCTTAATGATGGTATTTAAGGGTGAGAACATTAAAATATCAGGTGGTAATTTGATAGGGGACCGCTGGGAGCATGATTACACTCCTGAAGTTGACCTTTATGGCAATGAATGGAATGCTCATGATTGGGGACATATTATTCAAATAGCTGGAGGTAAAAATATTGAAGTCAATGGTGTTAAAATATCTAACGCTACTGGAGATGGCATCGTTGTTTGCGAAAGTGTTATAAGAACAGATGCAAATGCTGTAATTTCGGAAAATGTTGTAATAAAAAACTGCGATATTTCTGAAATTAGGCGAAATGGATTAAGTTTTCTTGATGGTAATGGAATTCTTTTAGAAAACTGTAACGTTAGAGAAACTGGAAAGGGGCCTGAAAATCCTAAAGGTGTTTACAATACAGCGGGGGCCTACCCTAAATATGGTATTAGTTTTGAAGCTTACAGAGGGCGAGATGAGGATAATAATTTAATTGAATATCAAAGGATTGAAAACGTTGAAATCAGAGGCAATAGGTTTACTGGTAATTATGGAGGTGATATTAATTTGTACACATGTTCTAATGTTAATATTCATAATAATTATTTTGATTCGATGATAGCAAACATTGCATCCCATAGTATTACAATTAAGGACAATGTAATGGAGGCCAGAAAGGAATCTGATGGTAGCTATTATGAATTTGGACTTTTATTCAAATCAAAATTAGACCCACATGGAAATGAAATGAATTATGATTATACAATTTCTGGAAATGAAATTAAAAATTACATAAATGCTATTGTTCTAGGGGGTGAAAACTATAAAGTAGAGAATAATAAATTAATTGATTTTAAAGCGGGTATTACATTTTATAAATATTTGAATGGAGCTCAATTATCCAATAACACTTTTGAGTCAAGTGTTGAAGCAAGTTCTGGTTATGCATCTTTGGTCGCAAATACTACGGATGTTTCTGTGATAAACGAGAATATTTCTGTACTTTACAGACCTTTAAATATTAGTGGTTTGAAAGCTAATGTTTTAAGAAATCTCACTTTTGATAATTGTATTTTTAATTCAATTGATGGTAAACTTAATAGTATATCTGGATCTGAAAATATAACGGTAAAAAACTCTCGTTTAAATACTCAAATAAATGTGTTTAATTCATTAAACATTAACCTTCTGAATAATTTATTTTAA
- a CDS encoding glycosyltransferase family 4 protein, producing the protein MKEKILRVTTVPMSLASLLKGQLKYVSEHFEVIGISSPEDGFLEDVGKRENVKVIPVEMTRKITPVKDLIAVYKLYNIIKKEKPFIVHSHTPKAGTLSMLAAFLAKTPHRLHTIAGLPLVEATGFKRFVLNAVEKLTYSCATKIYPNSYGLVDIILENKFTTKNKLKVLANGSSNGIDTTHFDPELYDDVFKKEMRSKEQLCLNDDDYVFIYVGRLVKDKGVNELIKAFNLVANPQNNIKLLLVGWYENDLDPLSPETEASIKSNKNIITTGWVADVRPYFSIANALIFPSYREGFPNVVLQAAAMGLTSVVTDINGCNEVIKNGENGYIIPTKNHKAIYDKMRFLLNNKENVKVMGKKSRSIVVEKYEQKIVWSAILEEYKNLKNKKN; encoded by the coding sequence ATGAAAGAAAAAATATTAAGAGTTACAACAGTCCCTATGTCTCTTGCAAGTTTATTAAAAGGTCAATTAAAATATGTCAGCGAACATTTTGAGGTTATTGGAATATCTTCTCCGGAAGATGGTTTTTTAGAAGACGTAGGAAAAAGGGAAAATGTAAAAGTTATCCCTGTTGAAATGACAAGGAAAATAACACCTGTAAAAGATTTAATAGCTGTTTATAAATTATATAATATAATAAAAAAAGAAAAACCATTTATTGTTCATTCACATACCCCTAAAGCAGGAACCCTGTCCATGCTTGCTGCTTTTTTAGCAAAAACCCCACATAGACTGCATACAATTGCTGGACTGCCACTGGTTGAGGCTACAGGCTTTAAACGCTTCGTCCTTAACGCGGTTGAAAAACTAACATATTCATGCGCCACCAAAATTTACCCTAACTCCTATGGTTTGGTAGATATTATTCTTGAAAATAAATTTACCACTAAAAACAAATTAAAAGTATTAGCAAATGGAAGCTCCAATGGCATAGATACAACCCATTTTGACCCTGAACTTTATGATGATGTTTTCAAAAAAGAAATGAGATCAAAGGAACAACTCTGTCTCAACGATGACGATTATGTGTTCATTTATGTAGGCAGACTAGTTAAAGATAAAGGTGTAAATGAGTTAATAAAAGCATTTAATTTAGTAGCCAATCCCCAAAACAACATTAAACTTTTACTTGTTGGATGGTACGAGAATGATTTAGACCCCTTATCCCCGGAAACAGAAGCGTCTATAAAGTCTAATAAAAATATTATAACAACTGGGTGGGTTGCAGATGTAAGGCCGTACTTTTCAATAGCTAACGCCTTAATTTTTCCAAGCTACAGAGAGGGTTTTCCCAATGTCGTTTTACAAGCCGCTGCCATGGGTCTAACTAGTGTAGTTACTGATATAAACGGATGTAATGAAGTTATCAAAAATGGTGAAAACGGTTATATTATTCCCACCAAAAACCATAAGGCTATCTACGACAAAATGCGTTTTTTATTGAATAACAAGGAGAACGTCAAAGTCATGGGAAAGAAGTCAAGATCCATTGTAGTGGAAAAATATGAACAAAAAATAGTTTGGTCTGCTATTTTAGAAGAATACAAAAACTTGAAAAACAAAAAAAATTAA
- a CDS encoding DUF2334 domain-containing protein codes for MNGKFVISLDFELHWGIFDVKEVNDYKENLNNTREAINMMLNLSDKYGIRLTFATVGFLFSKSKKELKQYIPEIKPSYSNEKFNPYRLIDMIGINEIKDPYHYANDIVKRIASNKNHEIGTHTFCHYYCLEEGQDTTQFQADLIAAINIARDSGIKIESIVFPRNQVDHNYLKICANNGIKSYRGNENSKVFIPKKMGYFPKALRLLDSYFNIFGYHTYHFDELLKDSKHCLNLPSSRFLRPHNKKLMCLEPLKLHRIKTAMTHAAKNNKLYHLWWHPHNFGDNLNENLKTLNAIYEHFIKLNEKYNFESETMTSLTNKLLIKQ; via the coding sequence ATGAACGGTAAATTTGTAATATCTTTAGATTTCGAATTGCATTGGGGTATTTTTGATGTAAAAGAAGTAAACGATTATAAGGAAAATCTTAATAATACCAGAGAAGCTATAAACATGATGCTAAATTTAAGTGATAAGTATGGTATTAGGTTGACATTTGCTACGGTAGGCTTTCTTTTCAGCAAATCAAAAAAAGAACTGAAACAGTATATTCCCGAAATAAAACCTTCGTATTCAAACGAAAAGTTCAATCCATATCGGCTAATAGATATGATTGGAATAAATGAAATTAAAGACCCATATCATTATGCAAATGATATTGTAAAAAGAATTGCCTCGAACAAGAATCATGAAATTGGCACTCATACTTTTTGCCATTATTATTGTCTTGAAGAAGGCCAGGACACTACCCAATTTCAGGCCGATCTCATTGCTGCAATTAATATCGCTAGAGATTCAGGAATCAAAATCGAAAGTATTGTTTTTCCGAGAAATCAAGTTGACCACAATTACCTAAAGATATGTGCAAATAACGGAATAAAATCATACCGAGGAAATGAAAATTCCAAAGTGTTTATACCCAAAAAAATGGGATATTTTCCAAAAGCACTACGTTTATTAGATAGCTACTTCAATATATTTGGATATCACACCTATCATTTTGACGAATTACTAAAAGATTCAAAACATTGTTTAAATCTCCCATCTTCGAGATTTTTAAGACCCCATAACAAAAAATTAATGTGTTTGGAGCCCTTAAAATTGCATCGAATAAAAACAGCGATGACCCATGCGGCTAAAAATAACAAACTATATCATTTATGGTGGCACCCTCATAATTTTGGAGACAATCTCAATGAAAATTTAAAGACACTAAACGCAATTTATGAGCATTTCATAAAACTCAATGAAAAATATAATTTTGAAAGTGAAACCATGACATCCTTAACCAATAAATTGCTCATTAAGCAGTAA
- a CDS encoding phenylacetate--CoA ligase family protein — MKSLSEKIFFQSPIFFQEFMISFFNYLSYKKRYGGKYRKYLNYYKQNENLTLAELENIQLNKLKVFIHEAKEKSPFYNKLLKDINVDNIESIKDLKNLPIINKEALRDEIESVYTISKKEGEISKTGGTTGKSLEVRYTLDDVQERFAILDNFRNWYGYKLGKKTAWFSGKNLLTSKDVKNCRFWKTDNLHKVRYYSTFHIHHKYLGFYLDNLIKYKPEYMVGFPSTIYEIAKYGLNKNIAFPANTIKAIFPTAETITDDIRDVLEGYFKTNLYNQYASSEGAPFILECKNKKLHMELQSGVFEVLDKNDMPSRKGRLVVTPFNTSGTPLIRYDIGDEIELPSQDEVCNCGNNNPLVKKVLGRISDYIFSEENGKINLGNISNCLKGVKGIIRFQVQQSSIDSIIVLIVKDDKQYDSEYESIFLENLRDRVGKKMKISLEYVTNIDVEKSGKFRIVKNSLNK, encoded by the coding sequence ATGAAATCATTAAGTGAGAAGATATTCTTTCAAAGCCCCATTTTTTTTCAAGAATTCATGATCAGTTTCTTCAACTATCTCTCATATAAAAAAAGATATGGTGGGAAATACAGAAAGTATCTTAACTATTACAAGCAAAACGAAAACTTAACTTTAGCTGAATTAGAAAACATCCAACTTAATAAGCTGAAAGTTTTTATACATGAGGCTAAAGAAAAATCGCCATTCTATAATAAATTGTTAAAGGACATTAATGTAGACAACATAGAGTCTATCAAGGACCTAAAGAATCTTCCTATAATTAATAAAGAAGCACTAAGAGACGAGATAGAATCGGTTTACACCATTTCTAAAAAGGAAGGCGAAATCAGTAAAACAGGAGGTACTACTGGTAAATCTTTGGAAGTTAGGTATACATTGGATGATGTTCAAGAACGATTTGCCATATTAGATAATTTTAGGAATTGGTACGGCTACAAACTTGGAAAAAAAACAGCTTGGTTCAGTGGCAAAAACCTCCTAACCTCAAAAGATGTAAAGAATTGTCGGTTTTGGAAAACAGATAACTTACACAAGGTTAGATACTATTCCACATTTCATATACATCATAAATATTTAGGTTTTTACCTAGATAACTTAATAAAATATAAACCAGAATATATGGTTGGGTTTCCTTCTACTATATATGAAATAGCAAAATATGGGCTAAACAAAAACATAGCATTTCCTGCTAATACAATAAAAGCGATATTCCCAACGGCAGAAACTATAACTGACGATATACGAGACGTTTTAGAAGGTTATTTTAAAACTAATTTGTACAACCAATATGCTTCTTCGGAAGGGGCTCCGTTCATTCTTGAGTGCAAAAACAAAAAACTTCACATGGAGTTACAAAGTGGTGTTTTTGAGGTTTTAGATAAAAATGATATGCCATCTAGAAAAGGACGACTTGTTGTAACCCCTTTTAATACTAGTGGCACCCCACTAATTAGGTATGACATTGGTGATGAAATCGAACTACCGTCTCAAGATGAGGTCTGTAATTGTGGCAATAACAATCCGCTTGTCAAAAAAGTTCTTGGCAGAATATCAGATTATATATTTTCTGAAGAAAATGGAAAAATCAACCTAGGGAATATTTCAAACTGCTTAAAAGGTGTAAAAGGTATAATTAGATTTCAAGTTCAGCAATCTTCAATTGATAGCATAATTGTTTTGATTGTAAAAGATGACAAACAATATGACTCTGAATATGAAAGTATTTTTTTAGAAAACCTCAGGGATAGAGTTGGAAAAAAAATGAAAATTAGTTTAGAATACGTTACCAATATTGATGTAGAAAAAAGTGGTAAGTTTAGAATTGTAAAAAATTCTTTGAACAAATAG